One Plectropomus leopardus isolate mb chromosome 1, YSFRI_Pleo_2.0, whole genome shotgun sequence DNA segment encodes these proteins:
- the nip7 gene encoding 60S ribosome subunit biogenesis protein NIP7 homolog, which yields MRPLTDEETKTMFEKLSKYIGENIKLLVDRPDGTYCFRLHNDRVYYMSEKILKLATNISRDKLVSVGTCFGKFTKTTKFRLHITALEFLAPYAKFKVWVKPGAEQSFLYGNHVLKSGLGRITENTMQYQGVVVYSMADVPLGFGVAAKTTQECRRVDPMSIVVFHQADVGEFIRNEDTLT from the exons ATGAGGCCACTAACGGACGAAGAGACAAAAACGATGTTTGAGAAGCTGTCGAAATA CATCGGTGAAAACATTAAACTTCTGGTGGACCGACCTGACGGCACCTACTGTTTTAGGCTACACAATGACCGCGTGTACTACATGAG CGAGAAAATTCTCAAGTTGGCCACAAACATTTCCAGGGACAAGCTCGTGTCCGTGGGGACATGTTTTGGAAAGTTCACAAAGACTACTAAATTCCGCCTGCACATCACAGCTCTGGAGTTCCTGGCGCCTTATGCAAAG TTCAAGGTGTGGGTGAAACCTGGAGCGGAGCAATCTTTCCTGTATGGGAACCATGTGCTAAAATCTGGGCTTGGGCGAATCACTGAGAACACCATGCAGTACCAGGGAGTTGTAGTCTACTCCATGGCGGATGTACCTCTG GGGTTTGGAGTGGCAGCAAAGACTACCCAGGAGTGTCGGCGAGTAGACCCCATGTCTATCGTAGTGTTCCACCAGGCGGACGTCGGAGAGTTCATCAGGAATGAAGACACGTTAACATAA